Below is a genomic region from Ancylomarina subtilis.
ATAACCAATCTCAGTTTTTTTGTTTTGTTTATCCGTGTCCTTAAGTCCGATTAAGCCCGCAAATTTTCCTTGCAAATGAATCACAAAAACGTAATTTTCGCTGGGGTCTTCCAGCATTTTCCTGATAAAATACTCTGTATCTTCTATTTTTCGTGAGACTTCAACAAAGGGTAACCATTTCCCCAAATAAGCCCTTTGACTATCAATGGTTCGAAAGATATCTTTTGAATCAGACAATTCAATTTGCTTCAGTAGGATACTATCAGATACTCTGATTTTTTTAACAC
It encodes:
- a CDS encoding GNAT family N-acetyltransferase, with protein sequence MAITERVKKIRVSDSILLKQIELSDSKDIFRTIDSQRAYLGKWLPFVEVSRKIEDTEYFIRKMLEDPSENYVFVIHLQGKFAGLIGLKDTDKQNKKTEIGYWLSEDFQKKGIVTKSVQRLCKFAFEELEMNRIQIKCAERNFPSKKIPKRLGFVFEGIERDGELLTGGIYTDLEIYSKLRNE